Proteins encoded in a region of the Anopheles aquasalis chromosome 2, idAnoAquaMG_Q_19, whole genome shotgun sequence genome:
- the LOC126581249 gene encoding protein BCCIP homolog produces the protein MSNKKVKVEAEDDEDRRMDTKSDSDDSSDEENEEAVEGDEGITVDFEGRNPIDPDLDGIKQMLGQLFVKAHIDLSEMASAIIGQNYVGSVLKQSYNDDEEDDDEDMDMDDPCQVVFGVTTVINLRNKQDLNSIRQLQKMIFEKAEKYATELVLQQFREALESGNKTTGLLINERFINIPAAVSVPMCENLLNEMERARSKGMPYSFDYYLMFVKYYQQAASGDKPAEVIYSNDEEEYFIKESLASFDYSVQKETTTALAGQWQKKDEELQPFRKVLLIEASKLPGIITTIKNLVSSAANK, from the exons atgagcaataaaaaggtaaaagtgGAGGCCGAAGACGATGAGGATCGTCGCATGGACACTAAAAGCGATAGCGATGACTCGAGTGACGAGGAGAACGAGGAAGCCGTTGAGGGAGATGAG GGCATTACAGTGGATTTTGAGGGCAGAAACCCGATCGACCCGGACCTGGACGGGATTAAGCAGATGCTCGGTCAACTGTTCGTGAAGGCACACATCGACTTGAGCGAAATGGCGAGCGCGATCATCG GACAAAACTACGTCGGTAGTGTGCTGAAACAATCGtacaacgatgacgaagaagatgacgacgaggataTGGACATGGATGATCCGTGCCAGGTCGTGTTTGGCGTAACGACGGTCATCAACCTGAGGAACAAGCAGGACTTGAATTCCATCCGCCAACTACAGAAGATGATCTTTGAGAAGGCGGAAAAGTACGCCACAGAGCTCGTTTTGCAGCAGTTCCGGGAAGCGCTGGAAAGCGGCAACAAGACGACGGGCTTGCTGATCAACGAACGCTTCATCAACATCCCCGCCGCCGTAAGCGTTCCGATGTGCGAGAACCTACTGAACGAGATGGAACGGGCCCGCTCGAAGGGCATGCCGTACAGCTTCGATTACTACCTGATGTTTGTGAAATACTATCAGCAAGCGGCCTCCGGTGATAAACCGGCAGAGGTGATCTATTCCAATGACGAGGAGGAGTATTTCATTAAGGAATCGCTGGCCAGCTTCGACTACTCGGTCCAGAAGGAAACGACCACGGCTTTGGCCGGCCAGTGGCagaagaaggacgaagaaCTGCAACCATTCCGGAAGGTGCTTCTCATCGAGGCGAGCAAACTGCCGGGCATTATCACGACCATCAAGAATTTAGTATCGTCCGCGGCCAACAAATAA
- the LOC126581760 gene encoding putative aminopeptidase W07G4.4 — MGVESYLPCRLQPVTSLERSVLQRDHYDTICVIDGSGADLARASPSLGSLFAEQRSFDGAFESELSCFRCSDLDCRIVYSPVGELSDFDDVRRFAEAAQAALGRAIKAGAKQPLLVLPNSVGRFGDAALVALLGALHKLYVPLQLREDVPEKSHRFRSLGVYHPDAGQVKGLLRTVETLENGRFVARDIGGGDPERMAPPRVAEYVLQAFANGPIKATVIEDPHVFEREYPLFQAVNRAAGTVKRHQGRIIFLEYKPPNTARKTVVLVGKGVTYDTGGADIKAGGIMAGMSRDKCGAAAVAGFMKVVEQQQPADVHVIGVLCMVRNSVGEECYVSDEMITSRAGVRIRVGNTDAEGRMAMADALCQMKERVVNERLPDPHLFTIATLTGHAVLAVGSNAIVMDNGPAREAGHGLRLQQEAEKIGDPFEVSILRKEDFDFHKGKCYGEDVLQANNLPSSRTPRGHQGPAAFLMLATGLDQCGLKSAYPIKYSHLDIAGSAGDVPDTPTGSPILALARTHL; from the exons ATGGGCGTCGAAAG CTATCTGCCGTGCCGGTTGCAGCCGGTAACCTCGCTGGAGCGATCGGTACTCCAGCGCGATCACTATGATACGATCTGCGTGATCGATGGCAGTGGGGCGGATTTGGCCCGAGCCTCACCATCCCTGGGCTCACTGTTTGCCGAGCAGCGATCGTTCGATGGCGCATTCGAATCGGAACTCAGCTGCTTCCGGTGCAGCGATCTTGACTGCCGCATCGTTTACAGTCCGGTTGGTGAGCTGTCGGATTTCGACGATGTGCGTCGGTTCGCCGAGGCCGCTCAAGCTGCCCTGGGACGCGCGATCAAAGCCGGTGCCAAGCAGCCACTCCTGGTGCTGCCCAATTCCGTCGGACGGTTCGGTGATGCGGCCCTCGTAGCGCTGCTGGGCGCTCTGCACAAACTGTACGtgccgctgcagctgcgaGAGGATGTCCCGGAGAAGAGCCATCGGTTCCGTAGCCTTGGTGTGTACCATCCGGATGCGGGGCAGGTGAAGGGATTGCTGCGTACCGTGGAAACGCTCGAGAATGGTCGCTTCGTGGCGCGAGACATCGGTGGAGGTGATCCGGAGCGTATGGCACCGCCACGTGTGGCCGAGTACGTGCTGCAAGCGTTCGCTAATGGGCCGATCAAGGCGACCGTCATCGAAGATCCGCACGTCTTCGAGCGTGAGTACCCGCTGTTTCAGGCTGTGAACCGGGCGGCCGGAACCGTGAAGCGTCATCAGGGACGCATCATCTTCCTCGAGTACAAACCACCGAATACGGCGCGCAAAACGGTGGTACTGGTAGGCAAGGGTGTGACGTACGATACCGGCGGTGCGGACATTAAGGCCGGGGGCATAATGGCCGGTATGAGCCGGGACAAGTGTGGCGCGGCCGCAGTGGCCGGTTTCATGAAGGTGgtcgagcagcaacaaccagcgGATGTCCATGTGATCGGTGTGCTCTGTATGGTGCGCAACTCGGTCGGTGAAGAGTGCTACGTTTCGGACGAAATGATTACGTCGCGGGCTGGAGTGCGCATCCGGGTCGGCAACACGGACGCCGAGGGACgcatggcgatggcggacGCTTTGTGTCAGATGAAGGAACGTGTGGTCAACGAACGGCTCCCCGATCCGCATCTCTTCACGATCGCCACCCTGACGGGTCATGCTGTGCTTGCGGTTGGCTCCAATGCGATCGTGATGGACAATGGACCGGCTCGTGAGGCCGGGCACGGATTGCGGCTACAGCAGGAGGCAGAAAAGATCGGCGATCCGTTCGAGGTGTCGATCTTGCGTAAAGAAGACTTCGATTTCCATAAGGGCAAGTGCTACGGCGAGGACGTTCTGCAGGCCAACAATCTTCCCTCCAGCAGAACACCGCGTGGTCATCAG GGTCCGGCTGCATTTTTGATGTTGGCCACCGGACTGGACCAATGTGGGCTCAAGTCTGCCTATCCGATCAAGTATTCTCATCTGGACATTGCGGGAAGCGCTGGCGATGTTCCCGACACTCCGACCGGATCGCCGATACTTGCCCTCGCCCGTACCCACCTGTAG